Within the Phaseolus vulgaris cultivar G19833 chromosome 9, P. vulgaris v2.0, whole genome shotgun sequence genome, the region ttcaggtatggtgtaaagggtggaagaagttttaaggatggctaaggtaggttcaaagagaacccctagctatccggcttactgttctgaaactcagggaggtagggaaggatctgaaaggcacctctacccccagatgagggaacaatagccaagttatgaaggcaaaaggAACCTTACATCGCCAGGACcctatggcgatcagaagaaatcCAGGCGATGACAAGAGTAAGGGCCCATTCCGATGGAGTAGATCAGGTGAACTGTACCTTAAATAATCAGTCTGGTTTGAAGCTTACTGCTTAATAAGTAGTTTCGCGCTGAAGTTCATTGCCTTAAATTTGCAAGTTACATTAAGTATCATCATTTGAAGAATAACAAGTTGATCCATTTTTCTCTTTGAGTTAACAATTGACGAATAGATGTAAGGTTGATAGTTCGCTCGAGTTTGAAGCAGTGAGTAAACGATTGAGCCCGcagaatcgctaagttaatttgtttaaagcGATTTCTACAAGGAAAAGCGAAGTAAACAGAGCGACCAGGTGCGAAAGCGGAGGAAGTGGTGATAGAAGCGGTATCAGTTCAAatacaaaggaaagaaaattacaagtaaaagATTGTGCAAAAAGAAACAAGCATTAAATCTCGGGAAgtaagtgatggagggagacgattaatctttagagggcacgatcttcccgtccaccacttcattgcatatcgacaccatggagaggtcgagctcggggtagTGACAAgcgacttgctccagggcggcgtcaaatccggcggcaaggacttgggcggagcttagTTCGAGCTCTTCGGTTTGTTGTTTGAGCCCTTCGGTTTGCTGCTTTAGCTCGATAGCTCATTTCTTCAGCTCTTCAATTCACCACGAGCCTgagcaaggtcttcagcaaccttcttgcctTCGTCCCGTGCCTGTGCTAGCTCTGCAGCAATTTTCTTGCTTTCCTCTCGGGCCTTGGCGAGCTCATCCAcggtgtcgtccctctccttctcgacctttccaaggagaacctcccgatcagccgacctcttttcaaggttctctaccttggctgtATCCGCTTTCattgatgcctccaagttggccaccttgagcctgtagggaaccagcttgctctccagctcgattttctcttgagctaggaggtgcagtttctggcgcagatcggaggcctccttgcgcgcaaCCCTCAACTCGgcactcatggcgtcctccacccttgagtgaTCGATCTCCGCCATCATCAGATTGCAAGACAGCTTTTCTGCCTCgatccttatcaggcgattctcctcctGGAGTGTTAAGATCTCATCATGAAGCTTTTTGTTTGAGCTCTTCAAAGCCTTTGTTATGATTGAGGGGAGgttctctgccatcatctttagtttagctgtgaagggcccccagaCTTCTTTGACCAAGGGGGGAAGGCTTGCGGCTgctgttggtggaggtgctgaaggagcctggtgctgactttcaccaccaccctcttgattTGGTTGAGCGAGGGgggcttcctggcgtggtggtTGAAGTGGGGGACTCGGTTATGAGTATCGGCGAGTTGTGggcgccttcatccccacctggtgcGGCTTCAGCAATCGaggcggttgaaggaggaccctctccagcagatacgaacggcgtggaggcgctaggagggttctccatgaagttgggctcccTGCCTTCAACCGCAGGGAGCGCGAccgccaagggtgttgcttggactggcggtgttggagctgggggagagggcggtgctggagctgggggagagggtggtgttggtgttgggagagcgggcggtgaagaaggtgctaccctttttcttttggtgacaaggccgtcctcagtcgcctcatcatcctcatcctcatcttcttaaaccacttgaggggtttttCTCTTTAGTTTCCTCAAGATCAGCTTTTTTCGTTGAGGGGCGGCCAGTGTCTCTGGAGGAGCTGGATCTTGAGGAGGCGATCTGccttgggcagcggcgatctccaccaccgagtttggtACGGTTTAggaacccgtcgccaacttatgagttcgggcgagcgcccttagTTCAGCTAATTTGTTTTTGCCCAACATGAAGTTTGCACAGGGTAAAAATAGACAAGTCAGCGCAAGAACGAAGGCAGGATATACGAGTATATGTGCGAATAATGCAAACAGGTAGCACATGAACTTAAAGCCAAGACCAGCATGCAACAAGCAGGACGCCCAATGGCGGATAAGAGAAATGCGAAATTAGTCCCAACGTAAAACAAAAACCTAAGTGGTGAGGTAAAGGCTAACCTATGTGGGCTTCAAGTTGGCCTTCGAGGtactcgaaggagattattgaggaagtggggaaggtgatgttggcggctgctactctcttccagaagaggcatagatctctgtctagctcgcccatggtgtcaggacttctgggcctcctaaaGCTCTCTTTGGCGTCTTTAttccccttgtgtacccagtacaaggggaagtcGTCGAGCAGGGAAGGATCTTTGTCATTGGCGCACACCTTcacgaattttcctttccaatctttgtaagattgctggaagatggagaggattgacctcccaacgatcccgttcaggctaatccagaggcggtctcctggattcttagcctaaaaaaggaaaaggaaaacgtCGACCGAAGCTGGCAATCCCAGGTGTTCGCACATGATCTGAAacgcccagctattgggatgaagctgggcgggggcgatgtcgagctcagtTAATAATTCCCTctcgaaacgagtgaagggaagtcggagcttcaccttcttgaagaacgtcgtgtagaggaagcagaacaactcgccgttgtttgCTTTATCATCAACACAGATTGGTTCATCCGGGTGGCAGGGCAGCATGGCCATTTTgctgtcgtgctccttatggaatgaaaGCTCAGATTGGTCCCCTTTTCttagtcggtgcacgcccaactctGTGTTTATGGaagaggtttctttcaacagagcTGAGGTGGCCCACGGGTAAAGCTTCTTGTAGTCTTGTGTGGCAATGGAAGCTCCTCCGacgactggtggagttgcctgagcgagATTGGagtgagaggttgcaggcctctcagcctgggtagaaggagcaccagatgctcgtggtaagttatgcgcttggggtggagggtttcgtgatgaaggaggagggttcgcggtggttttcgtacgagccatcgcgggaactgcaaaggaaaaaggaaaaaggatgaacaaaggttacagagaacgactcgattgtGGACGAAGAATGGAGAACGAACGAACGAGAGTTCGTTGTGACGAATgcaatggaagacgaagccctaagttacgagaggggagaagaggaggaaacaacccacagcgtatgcaccagacagataatggatgatgcgaatcggttaaaatgcagcaaatatcaacagaggaagtaaaa harbors:
- the LOC137822363 gene encoding filament-like plant protein 1, which encodes MAENLPSIITKALKSSNKKLHDEILTLQEENRLIRIEAEKLSCNLMMAEIDHSRVEDAMSAELRVARKEASDLRQKLHLLAQEKIELESKLVPYRLKVANLEASMKADTAKVENLEKRSADREVLLGKVEKERDDTVDELAKAREESKKIAAELAQARDEGKKVAEDLAQARGELKS